The following are from one region of the Rosettibacter firmus genome:
- the nagB gene encoding glucosamine-6-phosphate deaminase, giving the protein MRLIIQDNYELVSKWAAFYVAHRILEFNPSPSKPFVLGLPTGSSPLGMYKELIELYKSGKISFKNVVTFNMGEYVGLPEDHPQSYHYYMWNNFFKHIDIPKENVNILNGNAKDLELECENYEKKILSYGGIKLFVGGIGPDGHIAFNEPGSSLSSRTRIKTLTQDTIIANSRFFDNDVSKVPKRALTVGVKTVLDAEEVMIIVSGHNKARALAKVVEEGVNHMWTVSALQLHPKGIIVCDYAATWELKVGTVEYFKDIERPNLDPYSLLK; this is encoded by the coding sequence ATGAGATTAATAATTCAAGATAATTATGAATTGGTTTCAAAATGGGCTGCATTTTATGTTGCTCATAGAATTTTAGAATTTAATCCGTCTCCTTCAAAACCTTTTGTGTTAGGATTACCAACTGGTTCTTCGCCACTTGGAATGTATAAAGAACTAATTGAGCTTTATAAATCAGGGAAAATATCATTTAAAAATGTGGTAACATTTAATATGGGTGAATATGTTGGATTACCAGAAGATCATCCTCAAAGTTATCATTACTACATGTGGAATAATTTCTTTAAACATATTGATATTCCTAAAGAAAATGTAAATATACTTAATGGTAATGCAAAAGATTTAGAGCTGGAATGTGAAAATTATGAAAAGAAAATTTTAAGCTATGGTGGTATTAAACTATTTGTTGGCGGTATAGGACCTGATGGTCATATTGCATTTAATGAACCAGGGTCTTCTTTAAGTTCAAGAACAAGAATTAAAACATTAACGCAGGATACAATAATTGCCAATTCTCGTTTTTTTGATAATGATGTAAGTAAAGTACCTAAGAGAGCTTTAACAGTTGGTGTTAAAACAGTTTTGGATGCAGAAGAAGTTATGATTATAGTTAGCGGTCATAATAAAGCAAGAGCGTTGGCAAAAGTAGTGGAAGAGGGAGTTAATCATATGTGGACAGTAAGTGCATTACAACTTCATCCTAAGGGAATTATAGTTTGTGATTATGCAGCAACATGGGAATTAAAAGTAGGTACTGTAGAATATTTTAAAGATATTGAAAGACCAAATCTTGACCCATATTCATTACTCAAATAA
- the xerD gene encoding site-specific tyrosine recombinase XerD produces the protein MEQFLKEYLTILRFEKNLSSNSIKSYETDLRKLFNYLESKNVKDLNDVTAELISEYFDLQRKYGIDAATVARYMSSIKGFWQYLESSKYIEKNPTEKLYSVKKSRKLPSVLTFEEIEKILQSAKADNLLGIRDRAIIELLYSSGLRVSELINLKITDLFFDEEVIRVLGKGSKERLVPVGQSAIYWINEYLKTTRPIIEKKTKSQNYVFLNKRGTKLSRMGIWKIINFYAKEAGIKKEIHPHTFRHSFATHLIERGADLRAVQEMLGHADISTTQIYTHIDREYIKQVHRDHHPRG, from the coding sequence ATGGAACAATTCTTAAAAGAATACCTCACAATTTTACGATTCGAAAAAAATCTTTCCAGTAACTCAATTAAATCTTATGAAACTGATTTAAGGAAATTATTTAATTACCTGGAGTCTAAAAATGTAAAGGATCTAAATGATGTTACTGCTGAGTTAATTTCTGAATACTTTGACCTACAACGTAAATATGGTATTGATGCAGCTACTGTTGCACGTTATATGTCTTCGATTAAGGGATTCTGGCAATATCTTGAATCTTCAAAATATATAGAGAAAAATCCAACTGAAAAATTGTATTCTGTAAAAAAATCCAGAAAACTCCCATCTGTGCTTACGTTCGAAGAAATTGAAAAAATCCTCCAATCAGCAAAGGCAGATAATTTACTTGGCATTAGAGATAGAGCAATAATTGAATTATTATATTCCTCAGGCTTGAGAGTATCTGAATTAATCAACTTAAAAATTACTGATTTGTTTTTCGACGAAGAAGTAATTCGTGTTTTAGGAAAAGGTTCTAAAGAAAGACTTGTTCCCGTTGGTCAAAGTGCTATTTACTGGATTAATGAATATTTGAAAACAACCAGACCAATAATTGAAAAAAAAACAAAAAGTCAAAACTATGTTTTTCTGAATAAAAGGGGGACTAAACTATCAAGAATGGGTATATGGAAAATTATTAATTTCTATGCTAAAGAAGCAGGAATTAAAAAGGAAATTCATCCACATACATTCAGACATTCCTTTGCAACTCATCTAATAGAACGAGGAGCTGATTTAAGAGCTGTTCAAGAAATGCTTGGTCATGCTGATATTTCCACTACACAAATCTATACTCATATTGATCGTGAATATATTAAACAGGTTCATCGAGATCATCATCCACGTGGTTAA
- a CDS encoding KamA family radical SAM protein yields MELWQQMIRDSIHSVDQLVEKFKLDRKVAEELDGFFQARINPYYLSLIRYPGDPIWLQCVPDVKELEDISGYEDPLQEDAMSPVPNITHRYPDRALFLTTSQCGMYCRFCTRKRKVGNSEKISMKQLESAFKYLEEHTEIRDVIMSGGDPLMLTDTMLEKILKRLRQIPHIEIIRLGTRMPCVLPHRITPKLVEMLKKYHPIYVNTHFNHPWEITPESTKACEMLVDAGIPVNNQAVLMKGVNDDAEVLKELFLKLLKIRVRPYYLFMADETRGANHFRTSLEKGLEIMFKLRGNISGLAIPHFVIDAPGGGGKIPVLPQYILHRDEDRIVMRNYKNEIYIYREAKHESAIIKEEPQIPIEISHKKNGNSKKPKNYKHITTIEIPQLETSETINNS; encoded by the coding sequence ATGGAACTCTGGCAGCAAATGATAAGGGATAGTATCCACTCAGTAGATCAACTTGTAGAAAAATTCAAGTTAGATAGAAAAGTAGCTGAAGAACTCGATGGGTTCTTCCAGGCAAGAATTAATCCCTACTACCTGAGCTTAATTAGATACCCAGGAGATCCAATATGGTTACAATGTGTTCCAGATGTAAAAGAACTAGAAGACATTTCTGGATACGAAGACCCGCTGCAAGAAGATGCCATGAGCCCTGTACCAAATATTACACACAGATATCCAGACCGTGCTCTATTCCTAACAACAAGTCAATGCGGGATGTATTGTAGATTTTGTACAAGAAAAAGAAAAGTTGGTAACTCAGAAAAAATTTCCATGAAACAACTTGAATCTGCATTTAAATATCTCGAAGAACATACAGAGATAAGAGATGTAATTATGTCTGGCGGAGATCCTCTTATGTTAACAGATACTATGTTAGAAAAAATATTAAAGAGATTAAGACAGATTCCACATATAGAAATAATTCGCCTGGGTACACGCATGCCTTGTGTACTTCCACACAGAATTACTCCCAAACTTGTAGAAATGTTAAAAAAATATCATCCAATTTATGTTAATACTCATTTTAATCATCCATGGGAAATAACACCTGAAAGTACAAAAGCTTGCGAAATGTTAGTTGATGCAGGAATTCCTGTAAATAATCAGGCAGTATTGATGAAAGGTGTAAATGATGATGCAGAAGTATTAAAAGAACTATTTCTTAAATTGCTCAAAATAAGAGTTAGACCATATTATTTATTCATGGCAGACGAAACGAGAGGAGCTAATCATTTTAGAACATCTCTTGAAAAAGGATTAGAAATTATGTTCAAGCTTCGTGGAAATATAAGTGGATTGGCTATACCTCACTTTGTTATCGATGCACCTGGAGGTGGAGGCAAAATACCAGTCCTACCACAATATATTTTACATCGTGATGAAGATAGAATTGTTATGAGAAACTATAAAAATGAAATTTATATTTATCGAGAAGCAAAACATGAATCTGCAATTATTAAAGAAGAACCTCAAATACCAATAGAAATTTCTCATAAGAAAAATGGTAATTCAAAAAAACCAAAAAATTATAAACATATAACTACTATTGAAATTCCACAACTTGAAACAAGTGAAACAATAAATAATAGTTAG
- a CDS encoding NAD(+)/NADH kinase, with the protein MILGIIPNITKTDILKTIEVIVEELQKYNLGFFICDSMLKKKNEFSEKLNNCSFLPLKELINKSDIIISIGGDGTMLNTAYEVRNDNKPIIGVNLGKLGFLAEFDVESFKNFIPDIISKNYTIENRIALIGNVNNKEELYAINDIVIDKGSWAKMIEITIKIDDDYVSTFSADGIIIATPTGSTGYSLSTGGPIITPKSNVITLSPIAPHTLTMRPLVISSNQKITIIAQSQFGKIHISCDGQRSNIYDSPSYIFVEKSKKDIQLAHSNNTSYFEILRNKLFWGLDIRKFKNHQ; encoded by the coding sequence ATGATACTTGGAATAATTCCAAATATTACAAAAACAGATATCTTGAAAACTATTGAAGTCATAGTTGAAGAATTACAAAAATACAATCTAGGATTTTTTATTTGTGATTCAATGCTTAAAAAGAAAAATGAGTTTAGTGAAAAACTTAATAACTGCAGTTTTCTTCCTTTGAAGGAATTAATTAATAAATCAGATATAATAATTTCCATTGGTGGAGATGGAACAATGCTCAATACTGCATACGAAGTTAGAAATGATAATAAACCGATTATTGGAGTAAATTTAGGTAAATTAGGTTTTCTCGCAGAGTTTGATGTTGAAAGCTTTAAAAATTTTATTCCTGATATAATATCTAAAAACTACACAATTGAAAATAGAATTGCATTAATAGGAAATGTGAATAATAAAGAGGAATTATATGCAATAAATGATATTGTAATTGATAAAGGTTCATGGGCTAAAATGATTGAAATTACTATTAAAATTGATGATGATTATGTATCTACTTTTTCTGCAGATGGAATTATAATAGCAACTCCAACTGGTTCAACAGGGTACTCACTTTCTACTGGAGGTCCTATAATTACTCCAAAATCAAATGTAATAACATTAAGTCCCATTGCTCCTCATACTTTAACAATGAGACCCCTTGTTATATCCAGCAATCAAAAAATTACAATAATCGCACAATCACAATTTGGAAAGATTCATATAAGCTGTGATGGGCAACGCAGTAATATTTATGATTCTCCTTCTTATATATTTGTTGAAAAAAGTAAGAAAGATATTCAATTAGCACATTCAAATAATACTAGTTACTTTGAGATATTACGTAATAAACTTTTCTGGGGACTGGATATTCGTAAGTTTAAAAATCATCAATGA
- a CDS encoding GlmU family protein: MLQAICLFEDSDYKNLLPLVYFRPVFDLRCGIMKLIDKVKLHYPDYSFILHCREYLNDSVKMKYSNFIVNEIPETVNRCLFVNSRVIVNDYFKNQVVVNGEDVAYIHNDTVVAAIVSGKNLDMIKKIMKNVFTNEAFANIKKQEINVTILKYPWDFVNINGSQIVEDFGLIVNKNDSMIRGKIYDGAYLLNKDNIFIDEGVKIKPGVVLDAEEGPIYIGKNVQILPNAVIEGPCFIGDNSVIKIGAKIYENTSIGEVCKIGGEVEASIIHSYTNKQHDGFLGHSYLGQWINLGADTNNSDLKNNYGTVKVIINDEQVDSDSIFVGLIMGDHSKCSINTMFNTGTVVGVSCNIFGAGFPPKYIPSFSWGGSESLTTYEIDKSIDVARKVMKRRNIEFTAVDEKLFREVFKLTENERKKRGM, translated from the coding sequence ATGTTACAGGCAATATGTTTGTTTGAGGATTCAGATTATAAAAATTTATTGCCACTTGTTTACTTTCGACCAGTATTTGATTTAAGATGTGGAATTATGAAATTAATTGATAAGGTCAAACTTCATTATCCAGATTACTCATTTATTCTTCATTGTAGAGAATATTTAAATGACTCTGTCAAAATGAAATATTCAAATTTTATTGTAAATGAAATTCCAGAAACTGTTAATAGGTGTTTATTTGTCAATTCTCGAGTAATAGTAAATGATTACTTTAAAAATCAAGTAGTGGTAAATGGTGAAGATGTTGCGTATATACATAACGACACGGTAGTTGCTGCAATTGTTAGCGGAAAAAATCTGGATATGATTAAAAAAATTATGAAGAATGTTTTTACAAATGAAGCATTTGCTAATATTAAAAAACAAGAAATAAATGTCACTATTTTAAAATATCCGTGGGATTTTGTTAATATTAATGGTTCTCAAATAGTAGAAGATTTTGGATTGATTGTTAATAAAAATGATTCTATGATACGTGGAAAAATTTATGATGGAGCTTATCTTCTTAATAAAGATAATATTTTTATTGATGAAGGTGTAAAAATTAAACCAGGAGTTGTACTTGATGCCGAAGAAGGTCCAATTTATATTGGTAAAAATGTTCAGATATTACCGAATGCAGTAATAGAAGGACCTTGTTTTATTGGAGATAACTCGGTTATTAAAATAGGAGCAAAGATTTATGAAAACACAAGTATTGGCGAAGTGTGTAAAATAGGTGGAGAGGTTGAAGCTTCTATAATTCATTCTTATACTAATAAGCAACATGATGGCTTTTTAGGACATTCATATTTGGGTCAATGGATAAATTTAGGTGCTGATACAAATAATAGCGATTTAAAAAATAATTATGGAACAGTGAAGGTAATTATTAATGATGAGCAAGTTGATAGTGATTCTATATTTGTTGGTTTAATAATGGGAGATCATTCAAAATGTTCAATTAATACTATGTTTAATACTGGAACTGTAGTAGGAGTATCATGCAATATTTTTGGAGCTGGTTTTCCTCCTAAATATATTCCATCATTCTCCTGGGGCGGGAGTGAGTCTCTTACAACTTATGAAATAGATAAATCAATTGACGTTGCCAGAAAAGTAATGAAGAGAAGAAATATTGAATTTACAGCTGTTGATGAAAAATTATTTAGAGAAGTATTTAAGCTTACAGAAAATGAAAGAAAGAAAAGGGGAATGTGA
- a CDS encoding ABC transporter ATP-binding protein, with product MKTYFRILKYVKPFWKYLAASIIFTIFSALLDGASIYLSIPLLDTLFQQKGVSTGNQIDSISNLSHKTGNWISQFANEIATNFKAFIFSGSTSEVLLKICFLIVITFLGKNLFGYLQAYFLAHVEQGMIRNLRNEAYQHLHKLPMSFFKNEKTGNLISRIMNDVNAVNASVSAVFLNLIREPLKIIVFLSIALAISWRLTLFSLVVLPFSLVVISYIGLLVRKQSGLLQSKIADLTNSIHEAITGVKIVKAFGMEDYENKKFFKETQNFFKLSLKITRIRNIASPTTEFLSVIVGVVIIYFGAQLVLIEKSITASQFIGFLFAIFQLMPPIKELSSVNNRIQESSAAADRIFEIIDIEPSIKNIDNPVSINQFNRDIEFEHVYFKYDGTDEYVLNDINFKVEKGKIIALVGSSGAGKTTLVDLIPRFYDPTKGRILIDGIDIKNIRIEDLRKLIGVVTQEIILFNESVRNNIAYGLTNCSEEKIIEAAKAANAHNFIMELPQKYDTIIGEKGTKLSGGQRQRIAIARALLKNPPIMIFDEATSALDNESEALVQEAIERLMKDRTVFVIAHRLSTIRNADRILVIEKGKIVQDGKHDELLGEENSIYKKLYDLQFRDID from the coding sequence ATGAAAACATATTTTAGAATTCTTAAATACGTAAAACCATTCTGGAAATATCTTGCTGCTTCAATAATTTTTACAATATTTTCTGCATTACTTGATGGAGCATCAATATACCTTTCAATACCTCTGCTCGATACTTTATTTCAGCAAAAGGGAGTATCTACTGGAAATCAGATTGATAGTATTTCTAACTTGAGTCATAAAACAGGAAATTGGATTTCCCAATTTGCAAATGAAATAGCAACGAATTTTAAAGCATTCATATTTAGTGGCTCAACTTCTGAAGTACTTTTAAAAATATGCTTTTTAATTGTTATCACATTTTTAGGAAAAAATCTTTTTGGGTATCTTCAAGCATATTTTCTTGCACATGTAGAACAGGGGATGATTCGAAATTTAAGAAACGAGGCATATCAACATTTACATAAACTACCAATGAGTTTTTTTAAGAATGAAAAGACTGGCAATTTAATTTCTAGAATTATGAATGATGTTAATGCTGTTAATGCAAGTGTATCAGCAGTGTTTTTAAATTTAATAAGAGAACCATTAAAGATAATTGTCTTTCTTAGTATTGCTCTGGCTATTAGCTGGAGATTAACTTTATTTTCACTTGTTGTATTACCTTTTTCACTGGTAGTAATTAGTTATATTGGATTACTTGTAAGAAAACAGAGTGGATTGCTTCAATCTAAAATTGCAGATTTAACAAACAGTATTCACGAAGCAATAACAGGTGTTAAAATTGTTAAAGCTTTTGGAATGGAAGATTATGAAAACAAAAAATTCTTTAAGGAAACACAAAACTTTTTTAAACTTTCTTTGAAAATTACAAGAATAAGAAATATTGCAAGTCCCACAACAGAATTTTTAAGTGTAATTGTTGGAGTGGTAATAATTTATTTTGGGGCACAACTTGTACTTATCGAAAAATCTATAACAGCAAGTCAATTTATTGGATTTTTATTTGCTATATTTCAACTAATGCCACCTATTAAAGAATTAAGCAGTGTGAATAATCGAATTCAGGAATCAAGTGCAGCTGCAGATAGAATTTTTGAGATTATTGATATCGAACCCAGTATAAAAAATATTGATAACCCGGTATCTATTAACCAATTTAATAGAGATATTGAATTTGAACATGTTTATTTCAAATACGATGGTACTGATGAATATGTTTTGAATGATATTAATTTTAAGGTGGAAAAAGGAAAGATAATTGCACTTGTTGGAAGTAGTGGAGCAGGCAAAACAACTCTTGTAGATTTAATCCCGAGATTTTATGATCCTACAAAAGGTAGAATATTGATAGATGGTATTGATATAAAAAATATTCGTATTGAAGATTTAAGAAAATTAATTGGGGTTGTAACCCAGGAAATAATTTTATTTAATGAATCTGTTAGAAATAATATCGCTTATGGATTAACAAATTGTTCTGAAGAAAAAATAATTGAAGCAGCTAAAGCAGCAAATGCGCATAATTTTATAATGGAGCTTCCTCAAAAATACGATACTATTATTGGCGAAAAAGGAACAAAACTTTCTGGGGGACAACGACAGAGAATAGCTATAGCTCGCGCTCTCCTGAAAAATCCTCCTATAATGATCTTTGATGAAGCAACATCTGCACTTGATAATGAATCAGAAGCTTTGGTTCAGGAAGCTATTGAAAGACTTATGAAAGATAGAACTGTTTTTGTTATTGCACATCGTCTTAGCACAATTAGAAACGCAGATAGAATTCTTGTTATCGAAAAAGGGAAAATTGTTCAGGATGGTAAACACGATGAATTACTTGGTGAAGAAAATAGTATTTACAAAAAACTTTACGATTTGCAATTTAGAGATATTGATTGA
- a CDS encoding glycosyltransferase family 2 protein, translated as MNFVTIRKNKVKLSSIIIARDEEQNISRCIESQLNIIDDILVLVDSRTKDNTYQIVTSYPDVRSEIVEWKGFGPTKNYAISKTKYEWVLWIDADEELSKELANDLLSFKNSTPEFNSYFIPRKSYFLGKWIKHCGWYPDYVLRLFNKNFSYISENPVHEKLIVKGESGYLQHPLIHYTYPDITHYLNKLNNYTSLAAEEIIKNNKKVTLIDILLRPAFIFIKMYILKLGFLDGLHGLILSLYSSFYVFTKYCKVWEIKKSGRNLKEE; from the coding sequence TTGAATTTCGTCACAATAAGAAAAAATAAAGTGAAATTATCTTCAATTATTATAGCAAGAGATGAAGAACAAAATATTAGTAGGTGTATCGAAAGCCAGTTAAATATTATTGATGATATTTTAGTTTTAGTAGATTCTAGAACAAAAGATAATACTTATCAAATTGTTACTTCTTATCCAGATGTAAGATCAGAAATTGTAGAGTGGAAAGGATTTGGTCCAACTAAAAATTATGCAATATCTAAAACAAAATATGAATGGGTTTTGTGGATAGATGCCGATGAAGAATTATCAAAAGAATTAGCCAATGATTTGCTTAGCTTTAAAAATTCTACTCCAGAATTTAATTCATATTTTATTCCTAGAAAATCATATTTTCTTGGTAAATGGATAAAACATTGTGGATGGTACCCGGACTATGTTTTGAGATTATTCAATAAAAACTTCTCATATATAAGCGAAAATCCAGTTCACGAAAAATTAATAGTTAAAGGTGAATCAGGTTATTTACAACATCCATTGATTCACTATACATACCCCGATATAACTCATTATTTAAATAAATTAAATAATTATACTTCTCTTGCTGCCGAAGAAATAATTAAGAATAATAAGAAAGTAACTTTAATAGATATATTATTAAGACCAGCATTTATTTTTATTAAAATGTATATTTTAAAATTGGGATTCCTGGATGGATTGCATGGACTAATTTTATCTCTTTATTCATCATTTTATGTGTTTACTAAGTATTGTAAAGTTTGGGAGATAAAGAAATCCGGGAGAAATTTAAAAGAGGAATAA
- a CDS encoding D-alanine--D-alanine ligase family protein has translation MNFERKILICYNEPIRYYNNYLGKEINNEKENIDLSEHNFLNQIDNIKKILSKKYLEVNTLSVNSDIKTFIKKILSYSPDVIINFVESIEGNSNLESYIAGLYDILGIPYTGNNAICLANCLDKVRTKQILKSHRIKTPRYYIAQLKRIPSSTELKLKYPVITKLLREDASIGISEFSVISNYRNLKKQLEYLFENFNQDVLIEEYIEGRELNVAILGDEILPISEICFESLPEHLPKIITYEAKWSPESIYYKHTIPKCPAELEKSLKEKIEAIAKKAFDALECRDYARVDIRLNKNNIPYVIEVNPNPDISPDAGFIRSAAAAGISYEEVLYRITNFALQRQNYDTQVAM, from the coding sequence ATGAACTTCGAACGGAAAATATTAATATGCTACAATGAACCAATAAGATACTATAATAATTACCTTGGGAAAGAAATAAATAATGAAAAAGAAAATATCGATCTCTCTGAACACAATTTTTTAAACCAAATTGATAACATAAAGAAAATATTAAGCAAAAAATATTTAGAAGTTAATACACTCTCTGTAAATAGTGATATAAAAACATTTATTAAAAAAATATTGTCATATTCTCCTGATGTAATAATTAACTTCGTTGAATCTATTGAAGGTAATTCTAATCTCGAAAGTTATATAGCAGGTTTATATGATATACTCGGAATTCCATACACAGGGAATAATGCTATTTGTTTAGCTAATTGTCTTGATAAAGTACGTACCAAACAAATCTTAAAATCACATAGAATTAAAACACCACGTTATTATATTGCACAATTAAAAAGAATTCCTTCGTCAACGGAATTAAAATTAAAATATCCTGTGATAACAAAGCTTTTACGAGAAGATGCCAGCATTGGCATTTCAGAATTTTCTGTTATAAGTAATTACAGGAATTTGAAAAAACAACTTGAATACCTTTTTGAAAATTTCAATCAAGATGTTTTAATAGAAGAATATATTGAAGGTAGAGAATTAAACGTAGCAATTTTAGGTGATGAGATATTACCTATTTCAGAAATTTGTTTTGAAAGTTTACCTGAACATTTACCAAAGATTATAACTTACGAAGCAAAATGGTCACCCGAAAGTATTTATTATAAACATACAATTCCTAAATGCCCTGCAGAGCTGGAAAAATCTTTAAAAGAAAAAATTGAAGCAATAGCAAAAAAAGCATTCGATGCACTTGAATGCAGAGATTACGCCAGAGTAGACATTAGATTGAACAAAAATAATATTCCGTATGTTATTGAAGTTAATCCCAATCCTGATATTTCACCAGATGCGGGTTTTATTCGTTCTGCTGCTGCAGCTGGAATTAGTTATGAAGAAGTTTTATACAGAATAACAAATTTTGCATTACAAAGGCAGAATTATGATACGCAAGTTGCAATGTGA
- a CDS encoding GNAT family N-acetyltransferase yields the protein MIRKLQCDDRNRLVDLIAQIENFNDEEKKVAVELIDEAISNKDQDYYNIYVYENENDIIGYYCIGKRALTDGVYDLYWIVVDPQHQNKGIGKQLLNHAEKFVQEKKGRWILAETSSKESYASTRNFYLRNKYSILAEIKDFYTINDNLIIFGKYIK from the coding sequence ATGATACGCAAGTTGCAATGTGATGATAGAAACAGATTAGTTGATTTGATAGCTCAAATAGAAAATTTTAATGATGAAGAAAAAAAAGTTGCTGTTGAATTAATTGATGAAGCTATTTCTAATAAAGACCAGGATTATTATAACATATATGTCTACGAAAATGAGAATGACATTATTGGATATTATTGCATCGGGAAGAGAGCACTTACAGATGGTGTATACGATTTATACTGGATTGTTGTTGATCCACAACATCAAAACAAAGGGATTGGGAAACAATTACTTAATCATGCGGAAAAATTTGTTCAAGAAAAAAAAGGAAGATGGATATTAGCAGAAACATCTTCAAAAGAAAGCTATGCAAGTACAAGAAACTTTTATTTGAGAAATAAATATTCAATACTTGCAGAGATAAAAGATTTTTACACAATAAATGATAATCTCATAATATTTGGTAAATACATAAAATAA